In the genome of Thioalbus denitrificans, the window AGCGGGTCTGGTAGGTGGTCCGGCCCTCCACGGTGACCGGCTGGAGGCTCGCCTTCAGATCCCGGTGTTCGCCGCCGGCCAGGACGCCGAAGCGGGTCGGCACCCCCATCTCCATCACCGGGCCGTTGGCCATGGGATGGGTGAAGCGCAGGTCGATGCCGATTTCCGTCCCGGTTTCCGGACTGACCATGTCCGTGGACGGGATCAGGGTCTGGAAATGGGCGGCCGCCGGCAGCGGCGCCAGGGCGCTGAGGATCAGCAGGACAGGCAGGGTGCGGTGACGGCATCCGCGGGGCTTGGTGGACATTCCTTTCTCCTTGCAGCCAGCGAGATGAGTATTACAAAAAATCAGCGAGTAATACCAGCGTATGAGGAAATTTGTTGGAGTGATCCGGATCGGCCGATGCCGCGGTTGACTCTGCGATGGGTGCGGGGGAAAGTGGGGCGGCCACCAGGGGGAGGGAAACCATGCACGATACCACTCGCCGGACCGCGGCGGAAAAGGCGGTCGAGAAGGAGGAGATCATCCGCTTCACGGTCTCCCTGCCCCGCTCCCTGCTGGACGCCCTCGACGAGCGGGTCATCGGCCGCGGCTACGCCTCGCGCTCGGAGTTCGTGCGCGATTTCATCCGCGAGCGCATCGTGGAGGATGTGTGGGCCCAGGGGGCGGAGGAGGTGGTGGGGGTGCTGACCATCATCTACGACCACCACCAGCGCGAGCTGACCCAGCGCATGATCGACATCCAGCACAGCGACCAGGTGCACGTGCTCTGCACCACCCACGTGCACATGGACCATCACAACTGCCTGGAGACCATCATCATCCAGGGCCAGCCGCCGGAGATCGAGCGCATCGCCATCGAGATCGGCGGCCTCAAGGGCGTGCGCTTCGCCAAGCTGACGCGGGCGTCGAAGGTGACGGTCTGACGGTGACGGCTGATGGAGAAGGCGGGTACGGTGTTCCGTGAATGCGTGAATGCGTGAATGCGTGAGTGCGTTGGTACGTAGGGCCGGATTCATCCGGCCGGGCAGGGCGTCGGTTCCTGGCTGTTCCTGTGCAGATGAATCTGCACCTACAATCCCTTACCCCTTACCCCTTACCCCTTACCCCTTACCCCTTACCCCTTACCCCCTGGCCTTACATCCCGCCGGGGGCGGGCAGGGCCGGGAACGGCCCCAGGTACTCCCGCGTCCACCAGTCTCCCGTCTCCGCGCGGGTCCTCGCGTCGGTGAAGCGATAGCGCCACAGGCTCGCCCGCAGGAACCGCGGCGGCGCGCCGGGGAAGGGGTTCTCCGCCAGCAGTCCGGTGACCGCCGGGCTATTCTCCCGCAGCCGCTCCAGGAAGCGTCCGTACCAGTTCCAGTTCACCGGGTGTCCCAGGGGCACGAACCAGATCATCCAGTCCAGCCGCGGCTGGCGGGGGATGACCACCGCCGGGCGCCGGGCCGGGTCGCCGGGCTTGTAGCGGAAAACATAGGGACGCCAGCTCCGCCCGTCGCGGGAACCCTCGATGCGGATCTCCAGCCGCTCGGTGAGCATGTTGGGGAAGACGTGGTAGCGGTTGGCGATGCGCCAGGGCTGCAGCCAGCCGGCCAGCGCCGCCAGCGGGGCGGGGGCCGGACGCTGGAGGATCATCTCGCCCGCCAGGGTGGCGCTCACCGTCACCAGCAGCAGCGCCATTGCGCCGAGGCCGGCGGCCCGTAGAACGCTCCCGATGCCGCCGCGCGGGAGCGCGGGGTGCAGGGCGAGGCGCCGCGCGAGTGCGACGGGCACGACCCGGCGCAGGGCCCGGTCGTCGAACAGGAACAGGCACAGGACGATGGTGAGCAGGTTGAAGAAGTTGTGGTTGCTGGTGAGGATGATGAGCAGCTGCATGGCGATGGTCGCCCAGGCGGCGAACAGCCGCCAGGGACGCGGCAGGAACATCATGAAGGGCACCACCAGCTCGGTGAACAGCGCCGCACCGGTGCCGGCCCGCAGCAGCCACTCGGGCAGCTGGTGGGCGTACCAGCTGCCCACGTGGGGCAGCGGCTGGGTCTCGAAGTAGTGGTTCAGGGCCGTCAGGCCGGCCCAGGAGGGATCGCCGCTCACCAGCTTGGAGATGCCGGACAGGAAGCGCAGCCGGAACAGCAGCCAGCGGTAGAGCCAGATCACCACCCGCGACCCCCCGGGCAGGAAGATGCCCAGGAAACCCGCCTCCAGCAGCAGGTAGTCCCACTGGAAGTTCATGAATACCTGGCCGGCGTGGAACAGGGACAGGTAGAGGGCGAACAGGGCCGCCAGCGCCAGGCGCGGAAAGATGTTCAGCAACAGCAGCAGGGAGAAGCCGCAGCCGGCCACCGCGGCGGCGCGCAGGGCGCCGTCGCCGGCGTCGATCCAGAACAGGGTTGGCAGCTGCAGGAAGCACCATGCGCCGTGCAGGGCCTCCGCCGCCCGCAGCTGGTCGGTGAACGGCAGGATGCCCTGGCTGCCGGCCAGGCCGGTGATCTGCCCCGCCAGCGAGGCGAAGGCGGCGAGGTAGACCAGGGCCAGCAGGCACAGGAACAGTCCGCTGATCAGCCGGTAGTCTTCCGCCGGCCGCGCGGCCGCGGCGATTGCGCCGCGCAGCCGCGTAGCGGGTGTGGATCGGGTCACGCTCATGGCGACATCGGTTTGGCGGAGTGGAGCCGTGCCTGTCTTCAGCATGGACCCGCGCGGCGCAGCCCGCCAGTGTTCAGCCGCAGCAGTCGCTGCGGGATTGCTGGATGGGCGGGCAGGGGACATCCCCGTAGGAACAGAACACGCAGCAGTCGCCGGGCTGCGGGCGCAGCAGGGCGCCACAGCCGCGGCACTCGTAGAAGAACTGGCAGGCGTCGGTGGGCATGGTCTCCGTCGCCTGGTGTCCGCACTCGGGGCAGGTCAGGGTGGAGCGGAGCCGGAGCGGAGTCGGTTCGGACATGGCGGTCTCCATGCGGGGCGCGGCCGGATAGCCGGAAACGAGGAAAGGCCGCCCGGGGGCGGCCTTTCCTCGGGCTGCGGCATGGGCCGCAGGCCGGGGGGTTATCTCACCTTCACCTTCACCAGCTCCTCGCCCCCCTCGTCGCTGACATGCACCGCGCAGGCGATGCAGGGGTCGAAGCTGTGGATGGTGCGCAGGATCTCCACCGGCTGCTTGGGATCCACCAGCTGGTGGTTGTCCTGCAGCGCCGCCTCGTAGGCGCCCGGTACCCCCTTGGGATCCCGCGGGCCGGCGTTCCAGGTGCTGGGCACGACCGCCTGGTAGTTGGCGATCTTCTCGTTCTCGATGACGATCCAGTGGGCGAGTCCGCCGCGCGGGGCCTCCATGTAGCCGACGCCCTGGCACTTCTTCGGCCAGGTGGAGGGATCCCAGAGCGCCTCGTTGAAGGTCTTGAGATCGCCCGAACGGATGTTCGCCACCAGCTGGTCGTACATGCCCTGCATGGCGTCGACGATGATCTTGGTCTCCAGGGTGCGGGCGGCGGTGCGGCCGAGGGTGGAGAACAGGGCCTCCACCGGGATGTCCAGCTTGTTCAGCGTCATCCCCACCAGCTCCCTGGTCTGCTCGTGGCCGCGGGCATAGAGCATCAGGACGCGGGCCAGCGGGCCCACCTCCATGGAGTGGCCCTTCCAGCGCGGGGACTTCAGCCAGGAGTAGCCGTCGTCCACGTTGAGCTGCTCGAAGGGCGGCTGCGGACCGCCGCGGCCGTCATAGTCGAAGGCGGTCTCGCCCTGGTAGGGGTGCAGACCCTGCTCCTTGCCGCCTTTGTAGTCGTACCAGGAGTGGGATACGAACTCCTGGATCTGATCGTCGGCGTGCATGTCCACCTCGTGCACCGTGGAGAGATCCCGGTTGAGGATCGCGCCCGGCGGGATCATGTAGCCGGAGGGATCGCCCATGCCCTTGACCGGGTCCGGGAAGTCGCCGTAGGTGAGGAAGTTGCCGAGCCCCTCGCCGCGCGAGCCCCAGTCCTTGTAGAACCCGGCGATGGCCAGCGTGTCGGGCACGTAGACCTGGTCGACGAAGGAACGCATGCTGTCGATGACGTTCTGGATCTTCTGCAGGCCCACCACGTCCAGCGCGGTGCCACCCTGCTGGCCGGAATCGACGCTGATGGCCGACGGCGCGCCGCCCACCAGGAACATGGGGTGGGGGTTCTTGCCGCCGAGGATGGCGTGCAGGACCACCGCGTCGCGCTGCCAGGCGAGGGCGTCCAGGTAGTGGGCCACCGCCATCAGGTTCGCCTCCGGCGGCAGCTTGTAGGCCGGGTGGCCCCAGTAGCCGTTGGCGAAGATGCCGAGCTGGCCGCTCTCGACGAACTCCTTGAGCCGCTTCTGCACGTCGGCGAAGTAGCCCGGGGAGGACTTGGAGTAGTTCGACAGCGACTGGGCCAGCTCGGAGGTGGCCTTGGGGTCGGCGGAGAGCGCCGAGACCACGTCCACCCAGTCCAGCGCGTGCAGGTGATAGAAGTGCATCACGTGGTCGTGCACGTACTGGGCCGCGATCATCAGGTTGCGGATGAGCTCGGCGTTGGGCGGGATCCGGTAGTTCAGGGCGTTCTCGACGGAGCGCACCGAGGCGATGCCGTGCACCAGCGTGCACACGCCGCAGATGCGCTGGGCGAAGGCCCACGCGTCGCGCGGGTCGCGGCCACGAAGGATAATCTCGATGCCGCGGACCATGGTGCCGGACGAGTAGGCCGACTGGATGCTGTCACCCTCCATCTGGGCCTCGATACGCAGGTGGCCCTCGATGCGGGTGATGGGATCAACGACGATTCTTTCGCTCATTGTTGTCAGGCTCCAGGGTCATCAGGCTCCGGTGGATTCCGCTGCGGCCTTGGCGACCGGGTCGGACTCTTCGTCCTCCACCAGGTAGTCGGCCAGCAGCTCGGTGAGGCCCAGCACCTCCACGTCCATGTTGTAGTGCTCCAGCCCCTCCTCGAGGACGATGCGGCAGTTGGCGCAGGCGGTGACCATGGTGGTCACGCCCAGCTCCTCCAGCTGGCTCTTCTTGCGCTTGAAGGCCTTCAGCCGGAGCTCCTCGGCGCGTTCGTTCGCCGACACGCCGCCGCCGCCGCCACAGCACCAGTTCATCACGCCGTGGTCGTTCATCTCGCGGAAGTCCGTGGCCACCATGTTCAGCAGGTTGCGCGGCTGCTCCACCACGCCGCCGCGGCGCACGATCTGGCACGGGTCGTGGAAGGTCAGGGGGATGTCCTTGTGGCCCCGGGTGCGCAACTTGCCCTGCCGGCGCAGTTCGTCGAGCACCTCCAGGATGTGCTTGACCTCGAAGGTGAAGGGCCGGCCCATGAGGTTGGGCCCCTCCCAGCGGATGGCGGAGAAGGCGTGGCCGCACTCGGGGCTGATCACCGTCTTCACCTTGAGCTTCTCGGCGGCGTTGACGATGCGCGAGACGATCTCCCGGGCGATGTCCGAGGCGCCTATCTGGATGCCGCTGTTGGTGGCCTCGAAGGCGTCGGAGGAGAGCGTCCAGGTGACCCCCGCCTGCTTGAAGATGCGCGCCAGGGCGGCCAGGTACTCGGGGAAATTGATGATCTCCATGGAGGAGAGCAGCGGCATGTACTCCACCCCCTCCTGGTCCACGGGAATCTCCAGCCCGGTGTCGGCCTGCACGTGCTTGATCTGGGCCTGCACGGCCGGCCACTTGACGCCCATGGGGCTGCCGATGGTCACGGTGCGTTTGGTGGCGCCGATGACGCCCTCGGGCGCGTGGCCGGCGGCCGACATGCCCTCGCGCATCTTGCGCACCATGTAGGCGATGTCGTTGCCCACCGGGCAGACCATGGAGCAGCGTCCGCACAGGGTGCAGCTGTCATAGACCAGTTCGGACCACTCGGCCAGCTCCTCGTCGGTCACCGCCTTGGACAGGCCCACCAGCTTGCCCAGCCTGCCGAACAGGGTGTACTCCTGCTTCCACGTCCGGCGCAGGGGCTCGAGCTTGTGGATCGGGGTGTACTTCGGATCGCCGGTCTCGGTGTAGAACAGGCACGCCTCGGCGCACAGGCCGCAGTGGACGCAGCTCGAGAAGAAGCTGGCGATGGGGGCATCGAGCACCTCGCGGAAGGCATTGATGCCGCGTTCGAATGAAGCACTCATGACGCCACCTCCGTAAGACGGTTCCCATTGTTCATGACGCCGCTGTTCATGACGCCGCTGTTCATGACGCCGCTGTTCATGACGCCGCTGTTCATGACGCCGCCTCCGTTGGGGGAGTGCGGGTTGAGGGGGCGATCCGGTCGGCGGCCGGCGTCATTCACGGCCGTTCGCATCCCCGCTGCGCGGGGCCCCTGCTCTCTGATCATGACGCCACCCCCTTCCGGCCGGAGATGTCGCCGTTGTACCAGCGGGCGGCGAAGAGGCTGAAGGTGTGGAACAGCTTGGTGAAGGGCAGCGCCACCAGCAGCAGCTCCACGGTGAGGATGTGCAGCGCCAGCAGCAGGGTGTAGTTGAGGAACAGGTGGTGATAGGCCAGGTAGCCGGTCAGCAGCGGCAGCAGCGTCAGCGTCCAGGTGAGGTAGTCCTCGAAGGTGGAGAGGAAGCGCTTCACCGGGTCGGTGATGCGGTTGGCCAGCACCACGATGAGGGCGATGATGCTGATGATCGCCGCGGCGTCCACCACCGGGCTGGGCAGCCCCGGCCAGCTGAGGCCGATGAGGTTGCGGATGAGCTCGATGTGGGGCTCGAACAGCAGCACGGTGATGAACAGCCCGATGTGGAAGATGTAGCCGCCGATATAGGTGATCGGCGAGCGTTTCAGCATCCCCTCCGGGGGCAGGGAGCGGCCGAGGATGGTGCGGCCGCCCGAACCCCTGGACTCGGTGCGGGCGACGGCCAGGTCCGGCTTGCGTCCCAGGGAGTAGATCTCGATGAGACGCAGCGCGATCCCGAACAGGAAGATGGCCACGGCGATGATGAAGCCGGGGCCGCGCACCCACGTGAGGAGGTCCATGGCAGTCGAACTCATGGCTATTTCTCCAGGTCGTCGATGGTGACGGTTTGGTGCTTGGACTTGGCGTCGGCCTTGGCCTTGCGGTTGCGCATGGCCATGGCGGCCCCGGCGGCCACGCCCGCTGCGGCGGCGGCGCCGGCGACCAGGGTGACCGGGTCGTTGGGCACCGAGAGCGCCTTGTAGAAGCCGCCCATATCCCAGAAGTTCGGCTCGGAGCAGCCGATGCAGCCGTGGCCGGACTGGATGGGGAAGCTGGTGCCGGCGTTCCACTTGGTGGTGGCGCAGGCGTTGTAGGTGACCGGCGCCTTGCAGCCGAGCTTGAACAGGCACCAGCCCTTGCGCGCGCCCTCGTCGTCGAAGCTCTCGGCGAACAGGCCCTTGTCATAGAAGGGCCGGCGGTAGCAGCGGTCGTGGATGGTCTCGCCGTAGAAGACCTTCGGGCGGCCCACGGCGTCCAGTTCCGGGATGGTGCCGAAGGTCAGGTAATGGGCCAGCACGCCGGTGATGACCACCGGGATGGGCGGGCAGCCGGGCACGTTGATGATGGGCTTGTCCTTGATCAGGTCGCTCACCGCCACCGCGCCGGTGGGGTTCGGGTTGGCCTTCGGGATGCCGCCATAGGCCGCGCAGGTGCCCACCGCGACGATGGCCGCGGCGCCCTTGGCCGTCTCCAGCAGCATGTCCTTGTTGCTGATGCCGGCGATGGTGGAGTAGCCGGGGTTGCCCAGCGGGATGGAGCCGTCGACGATGAGGAGGTACTTGCCGTAGTTCTCCTTCATGGCCTCTTCGCGGGCGTGCTCCGCGGCGCTGCCGGCGGCGGCCTGGAGGGTGTGGTGGTAGTCCAGGGAGATCTGGCCCAGGATCAGACTTTCCACGGTGGGCGAGTGGGAGCGGGTCAGCGACTCGGTACAGCCGGTGCACTCCTGGAAGGAGAGCCAGATGACCGACGGTCGGCGGGCCTGCTCCAGGGCCGCGGCGATGGCCGGTACCATGCTGGGGGGCAGGGCCATGAGTGAAGCCGTGGTGGCGCAGAACTTCATGAAGCCGCGGCGGCTTACACCCTGGCGCCGGAGCGCTTCACCCAGGGTCTTGTCGTATGACATGGTGTCTTCCCTCCCTCGTCTGGAAGCGGATACCTATTCGTTTGCCTGCTGCTGCAATTGTTCCGAAAGCGCGTCGATCCCCTCCCGGATGTCCTCGGACTGGCTCCGGAGTATGGCCGGTACCTCGGTCACCTCGATGAAGCGGGACAGGATCTGGTCCTCGCTGTTGTAGTGGGTGATGAGCCATACCCCGGGGAAGCGCGTCTCCATGACGACGCTGGGACCGATGGCCGTCTCCAGCCGGGCGTTGATTTCTCCGGTCCCGAGTTCGGCCTCCAGGCGCGCCTCGTCGCCCGGTCCCATGGGAATGGAGCGCAGATCGATGACGGTCTCATCGCCGGCGGCGAGCAGCCGTTCCAGGGCGTGCCGGACCTCGTGCAGGAGGGGCAGTGCGTTGCCGTGGCTGACGGGTTCGCCGCCGCTTTCGGCACGGATGGGGATGTCGATGGGGCGTCCGGTCATTGTTTTATGACGCCTGGAAATATTAAGCAGTCCTTATGAAGCATTGTCGTGACTCCCGGAATCGTCAACCTTGACGATAATCAAGAAATTTCCATTTAGGTGGCGTCCTCGCGCCAGCGGCCGAGGAGGGAGGTCACGGCGGCGGCCGCCTCGGGGATGGATCTCGCCACGGCCGGCGAGGGCGCCTGCCCCCAGTCCAGGGACTCCGGTTCGATGCCCACCAGGGCCCGGTTGGCGGGAAAGCGGCCGCGGAGGAGGGCCATGGCCAGCAGGTCGCTGATGCTCACCTCGTGGGGCGTGCGCTTGCCGCTGTTCAGGTAGCGGTCCATCTCCTCGCCCTCGAACACGTGCACCGTCCCCGGCGCGCTGTCCATCCGGGCGGCGTCGATGACGATGAGGCTGTCGGCCTCCTCGATGGGAATGGCCAGGGTGAAGCTCAGGGTGCCGCCGTCCATGTACTCGACACCGGGCAGGTCGGGATGGTGTTCCTGGAGATAGGACAGCGCGTGGATCCCGGCGCCCTCGTCGGTCAGGAGGGTATTGCCGATCCCGAGCACCAGTGTAGTGTTCAAGTCCCTGGGTCCTTAGAGGCCTGGCATGCCCCATCGGTTGTTATCGCGCCGGCTGGCAGTGCCCGGCTTTTTCGGCAGTGTAGTACAAATCGGCAGGGGCGTGAGGGACCGGCCGCGACTTTTCCGGGATTGCGCCGATTTTGACTATCGTCAAGGTGCGCCCGCGTTGCCCCGCTAGAATTGAAAGCCCCGCGATGCAATCCATCGCCCGGGAACCGGCGCCCGGCCCGGTGGCGCCATGGGGGGGAGTGGTTCCGGCCTCCGCCTGTGGCTTTGCCGGTGTCGGGGGCGGTACCATGACAGCCCCGGCTACAGCAGTGCGGCAGCGAGGTGAGTGCAGGCCTATGTGTCTCGGAATTCCAATGCAGGTGGATGAGGTCAACGGTTTCGTGGCCCGCTGCTCGGCCAAGGGCGTGGAGCGGGAGGTCAACCTCTTTCTGATGCAGGGCGAGCCGGTGGATGTGGGCGACTACGTCATGGTCCACGTGGGCTACGCCATCCAGAAGATGACCGAGCAGGAGGCCCGTTCGGCCTGGGAGCTCTACGACGAGATGCTCGCCGCCGCCGGTCCCGCGGGGGGCTGAGGCCCCGATGCACGAGCTCGCCCTGTGCCAGGCCCTGCTGCGCCAGGTGGAGGCGGTGGCCGCGGAGCACAACGCCAGCTCGGTGAGCCGCATCCTGCTCCGCTACGGCCCGCTCTCGGGCGTGGAACCCCACCTGCTGCGCCAGGCCTACCCGCTCGCCGCCGCCGGCACGCCGGCCGAGGGCGCCGAGCTGGTGATGGAGGAGTCCCCCGTGCGGGTGCGCTGCCGGACCTGCGGCGTGGAGTCGGAGGCGGTCCCGAACCGGCTGGTATGCGCCGCCTGCGGCGACTGGCACACCGATCTCGTCAGCGGCGACGAGCTGCTGCTGGCGAGCCTGGAGCTGGACATCCCCGAAGATCCCGCGCCGGAGTAGTCTATTCTTGAGTACCGTGACCGCGCCCCCGCGGCGGGTCGCGAAACTTGCACCGGAGACGCTACCCCCATGTGTGACACCTGTGGCTGCAACATCACTCCCGGCAACCGGCACCTCATCATCGGCGAGGGCAAGCTGGCCCGCACCGAGGACGGCCGCACCGCGGTGAGCGTCCTCCAGGGCCTGCTGTCGGAGAACGACCACCAGGCCGCCCACAACCGCGAGCACTTCGACCGTCGCGGCATCCTCGCGCTGAACCTCATGTCCTCTCCCGGCGCGGGCAAGACCCGGCTGCTGGAGGCCACCATCGACGCCCTCAAGGGCGAGCTCGGCATCGCCGTCATCGAGGGCGACCTGGAGACGGAGAACGACGCCGAGCGGGTGCGCGCCCGCGGTGTCCCGGCCATCCAGATCGCCACCGGCAGCGCCTGCCACCTGGATGCCCACATGGTCCACGACGCGCTCCACCACCTGCCGCTGGAGGGGGTGGACATCGTCTTCATCGAGAACGTGGGCAACCTGGTCTGCCCGGCCAGCTTCGACCTCGGCCACCACCGCAACGTCATCCTGCTGTCGGTGGTGGAGGGGGACGACAAGCCGGCCAAGTACCCGGTGATGTTCCGCGCCGCGGACCTGATGCTCATCACCAAGACCGACCTGTTGCCGTTCCTGGACGACTTCGAGCCCGCCGCGGCCGAAAGGCACCTGCGCGCACTGGCCTGCGAGGCCCCCGTGCTGCAGCTCTCCGCCAGCAAGGGCCCCGGCATGGAGGAGTGGCTGGGGTGGCTGCGCGGGGAAGCGGCCGCCCAGCGCGAGCGCGCCACCCGCGGCGAGAGCCTGCGCCCCAGCGTGGCGCCCGACGCCCACGGGCATGATCACGATCACGCCCACCACCACGCCCACCCCTGAACCGGGAGAACGACACCATGCCGCAGACCGCCAGGCAGTGGCTCGAACACATCCGCGCCCTGGAGCTCCCGGAGCGGGTGCGCATCATGAACGTCTGCGGCGGCCACGAGCGCTCCATCACCATGGCCGGGCTGCGCGGCGCGCTGCCGGACAACCTGGAGCTGATCCCCGGCCCCGGCTGCCCGGTCTGCGTCTGCCCCGAGGAGGATGTCTACACCGCCATCCAGCTCGCCCTGCGCGAGCAGGTGACCCTGGTGGCCTTCGGCGACATGCTGCGGGTGCCGGTCAATGTGCCCAAGTCCGAGGCCCGTTCCCTGGACCAGGCCCGCGCCCGCGGCGGCGACGTGCGCCCCATCGCCTCGCCCACCGAGGCGGTGCGCATCGCCGAGGCCGATCCGCAGCGCCCGGTCGTGTTCTTCGCCGCCGGTTTCGAGACCACCACCGCGCCGGTGGCGGGCATGGTCGCCGAGGGCATTCCCGACAACCTCTCCATCCTGCTCTCCGGGCGCCTGACCTGGCCGGCGGTGGCCATGCTGCTGGACTCCGAGGCGCCGGGCTTCGACGCCCTCGTCGCCCCGGGCCACGTGGCCACGGTGATGGGGCCGGAGGAGTGGGAGTTCGTGACCGAACGCCACCACATCCCCGCCGCGGTGGCCGGTTTCAGCCCCGACAGCCTGCTGGCGGCCACCTACTCGGTGCTGCGCCAGCTCCAGGAGGAACGGCCGTTCCTCGACAACTGCTACCCGGAGCTGGTGCGCCCCGGCGGCAACCCGGCGGCGAAATCGTGCCTGGAGCAGACCATGCGCGTCGGCGACGCCACCTGGCGCGGCATCGGCACCATCCCCGATTCCGGCTTCCACCTGCGGCCCGAATACGCCGCCCACGACGCCCGCGTCCTGTTCCCCGGCTACGCCGACGAGGGCCGCAAGCGCGCCGGCGAGATGCCCCCCGGCTGCGACTGCGCCCGGGTGGTGCTGGGCAAGCTCTACCCCACCGACTGCCGCCTCTACGGCAAGGCCTGCACCCCCCGCAATCCCGTCGGCCCGTGCATGGTCTCCGACGAGGGCGCCTGCCGCATCTGGTGGTCCGCCGGCGCCCGGCCCGATCCCGAGGCCGCGACGGGATCCTAAGAAAGCAACAAATAGACAGGATTTACAGGATTGACGGGATTAACCCGCTATCCGGTATTGGGTTTTATTGCACGCAACCGGCGGATGTAACCAGATGCCGTGCTGCGACTACCGAAACGGGGACCGCGATTCTGTTGGCTTTTCACTATTTGCGTAATCTGTGTAATCTGCGGATAACTGTTTTTTTGAATCCTGTAAATCCTGTAAATCCTGTAAATCCTGTAAATCCTGTCTATTCATGAAAAACCCGTGACGAGTGACGAGAAAGGCGCCGTGGTGGCGCGGCGGCTGACCATCACCGGGCGGGTGCAGGGGGTGGGGTTCCGGCCGTTTCTCCACCGGCTCGCCCATGACACCGGGGTGCGGGGCTGGGTGCGCAACGTGGCCGGGCGGGTGGAGGCCCACGTGGAGGGCCCGGCGGAGTCGGTGGCGGCCTTCGTGGCGGGAGTGACGGCGCAGGCGCCGCCGCTGGCGCGGCCACGGCTGGAGACGGATGTCGAGGGTGTGCCCGGGGGGGCGGCTGAGTTCCGTATCCTCGGCAGCGGCGAGGGCTCCCCCGACCAGGCCAGCGTGCCGCCGGATCACTTCGCCTGCGACGACTGCCTGGCGGAGATGCGCGACCCGCACGCCCGCCGCCACCGCTATCCCTTCATCAACTGCACCCAGTGCGGCCCCCGCTACACCATCATCGACCACTTGCCCTACGACCGGCCCAATACCAGCATGGCCGGTTTCCCCCTCTGTCCCGAGTGCCGGGCCGAGTACGAGAATCCCCTCGACCGGCGCTTCCATGCCCAGCCCCTGGCCTGCGCGGCCTGCGGTCCGCGGCTGGAGTTCCGCGCGCCCGGGGTGGAGCCGGTGACGGGCAACGAGCCGGCCCTGGCCGCCTGCGTGGCGGCGCTGCGGGCGGGCCGGGTGGTGGCGGCCAAGGGCATCGGCGGCTACCACCTGCTCTGCGACGCGGCGAGCGCCGCCGCGGTGGCGCGGCTGCGGGCCAACAAGCCGCGCCCCCACAAGCCGCTGGCGGTGCTGGTGCCCCAGGCGGGCGCCGACGGGCTCGACGGCGTGCGCGCCGTGGCCGCGCCGGAGCCGGCGCACGCCGCCGCCCTGGCCGACCCCATGCGCCCCATCGTGCTGACGCCGGTGCGCCCCACCGCGCCGCTGGCCGAGGGCATCGCCCCCGGGCTCGGCGAGGTGGGGCTGATGCTGCCCTACAGCCCCCTTCACCACCTGTTGCTGGAGGCCTTCGGCGGTCCGCTGGTGGCCACCTCCGCCAACCTCAGCGGCGAGCCGGTGCTCACCGACGCCGGGGCGGTGGAGTCGCGCCTGGGGCGGGTGGCGGAGGGGTATCTGCACCACGACCGGCCCATCCGCCGGCCGGCGGACGACGCGGTCTACCGGGTCATCCGCGGCCGCCCCCGGCCCATCCGCCCGGGCCGCGGCGGGGCGCCGCTGGAACTGGAGCTGTCCCGGCCGGTGGCGCGGCCGGTGCTGGCGGTGGGGGGGCAGATGAAGAACACCATCGCCCTGGCCTGGGGGCGGCGGGCGGTGGTCTCGCCCCACATCGGCGAGCTGGGCGCGCCGCGCAGCCAGGCGGTGTTCGAGCAGGTCGTCACCGACCTGCAGGCGCTCTACGGGGTGCGGGCCGAGCGGGTGGCCTGCGATGCCCATCCCGACTACAG includes:
- the hypF gene encoding carbamoyltransferase HypF — encoded protein: MTSDEKGAVVARRLTITGRVQGVGFRPFLHRLAHDTGVRGWVRNVAGRVEAHVEGPAESVAAFVAGVTAQAPPLARPRLETDVEGVPGGAAEFRILGSGEGSPDQASVPPDHFACDDCLAEMRDPHARRHRYPFINCTQCGPRYTIIDHLPYDRPNTSMAGFPLCPECRAEYENPLDRRFHAQPLACAACGPRLEFRAPGVEPVTGNEPALAACVAALRAGRVVAAKGIGGYHLLCDAASAAAVARLRANKPRPHKPLAVLVPQAGADGLDGVRAVAAPEPAHAAALADPMRPIVLTPVRPTAPLAEGIAPGLGEVGLMLPYSPLHHLLLEAFGGPLVATSANLSGEPVLTDAGAVESRLGRVAEGYLHHDRPIRRPADDAVYRVIRGRPRPIRPGRGGAPLELELSRPVARPVLAVGGQMKNTIALAWGRRAVVSPHIGELGAPRSQAVFEQVVTDLQALYGVRAERVACDAHPDYSASRWARGCGLPVIPVFHHHAHAAALAGERGLDEALLVFAWDGTGYGADGTLWGGEALLGRPGGWERVGALRPFRLPGGDKAGRQPWRSALALAWETGSDWDAAPGDRALLRAAWERGLNTPLSSAAGRLFDAAAAWVLGITEASFEGQGPMWLEAAATGALADTAPAVPLIRDESGLWRSDWAPLVPWLQDAGLPAQVRAAGFHAALAGALLDQARAVRHDCGVTRVGLTGGVFQNRLLTELAADRLEADGFEVLLHERVPANDAGISFGQIVEATAAD